In Eupeodes corollae chromosome 3, idEupCoro1.1, whole genome shotgun sequence, a single genomic region encodes these proteins:
- the LOC129950675 gene encoding uncharacterized protein LOC129950675 codes for MEDEKRESEAIAAVYTTETNESETMDDSPSPCIDNSEEMIPVNTEEGNIISIEPLSDDALQKLLMDLKLNANAIANSNINASLEVDELSALLTSWDQEELIQHFKDEEVDINVLKKIECHHLPQILKPFKYTTLIKFENNLRMWRESIGKTLFLYTRSDFGLDDDCQSSSVRSSPYPISRPASLPSSPSPHAINYFK; via the exons atggaagacgaaaaaagggAAAGCGAAGCCATCGCCGCCGTTTATACAACAGAGACCAATGAAAGTGAAACCATGGATGATTCACCATCACCATGTATTGACAACAGCGAGGAGATGATCCCAGTCAACACGGAAGAAGGAAACATCATCAGCATTGAGCCGTTGTCAGATGACGCCCTCCAAAAACTTTTAATGGATCTTAAACTCAACGCCAACGCTATCGCCAACTCCAACATCAACGCATCACTAGAAGTTGATGAACTTTCGGCGCTTCTAACAAGCTGGGATCAGGAGGAACTCATTCAACATTTCAAAG ATGAAGAAGTAGACATAAATGTGCTGAAGAAAATTGAATGTCACCACCTACCCCAAATTTTAAAGCCGTTTAAGTATACTACTCTCATCAAGTTTGAGAATAATTTGAGAATGTGGCGAGAATCTATAGGAAAGACGCTTTTTCTATATACTCGATCGGATTTTGGTTTAGATGACGATTGTCAAAGTTCATCCGTAAGATCTTCTCCCTACCCAATTTCCAGACCAGCATCGCTACCTTCATCACCGAGTCCTCATGCTAtcaactattttaaataa